From the Ascaphus truei isolate aAscTru1 chromosome 15, aAscTru1.hap1, whole genome shotgun sequence genome, one window contains:
- the LOC142466709 gene encoding uncharacterized protein LOC142466709, with translation MRTEQSCSIPINMTENSSFNQSRQLINNVTASHSKRYILDAATGKDIGESGKILTCLSDQNLQKRPQTGERPHVCGECGKGFNFLSRLNTHIRTHTGERPHVCGECGKGFSVSSHLNTHIRTHTGERPHVCGECGKGFSDLSSLIRHKRTHTGERRHVCGECGMGFSKISHLNIHIRTHTGDGPPVCGECGKGFSDLSSLIRHKRTHTGERPHVCGECGVEFSTISQLNLHQRTHTGERPHVCGECGKGFSDLSNLNIHKRTHTGERPYVCGECGKGFSDLSNLNIHKRTHTGERPYVCGECGKGFSVSSSLDTHKRTHTGERPYVCGECGKGFGQLYSLITHKRTHTGERPYVCGECGKGFGQLYSLITHKRTHTGERPYVCGECGKGFSRLTHLNSHKRTHTGERPYVCGECGKGFSVSSRLDTHKRTHTGERPYVCGECGKEYIYLSHLIRHKRTHTGERPHVCGECGKGFSVSSHLNTHIRTHTGERPHVCGECGKGFSDLSSLIRHKRTHTGERRHVCGECGKGFSVSSHLNKHIRTHTGERPHVCGECGKGFSDLSSLNIHKRTHTGERPYVCGECGKGFSRLSSLNIHKRTHTGERPYVCGECGKGFSAFGSLRKHKRTHKLERPTVV, from the coding sequence ATGcggacagaacaatcttgcagcattccaataaatatgacagaaaattcatctttcaaccagtcaaggcaattaataaacaatgtaactgcttctcattccaaaagatatatattagatgctgccacaggaaaagataTAGGAGAAAGTGGGAAGATTCTGACTTGCTTATCAGACCAGAACCTACAGAAGAGACCACAGaccggggagagaccgcatgtatgtggggaatgtgggaagggatttaattTTTTATCCAGGCTGAACACACAcataaggacacacacaggggagagaccccatgtatgtggggaatgtgggaagggatttagtgtgtcatctcacctgaacacacacataaggacgcacacaggggagagaccccatgtatgtggggaatgtgggaagggatttagtgacttatctagcctgatcagacacaagaggacacacacaggggagagacggcatgtatgtggggaatgtgggatggGATTTAGTAAGATATCCCACCTGAATATACAcataaggacacacacaggggatggaccccctgtatgtggggaatgtgggaagggatttagtgacttatccagcctgatcagacacaagaggacacacacaggggagagaccgcatgtatgtggggaatgtggggtgGAATTTAGTACGATATCCCAACTGAACTTAcaccagaggacacacacaggggagagaccccatgtatgtggggaatgtgggaagggatttagtgacttatccaacctgaacatacacaagaggacacacacaggggagagaccgtatgtatgtggggaatgtgggaagggatttagtgacttatccaacctgaacatacacaagaggacacacacaggggagagaccgtatgtatgtggggaatgtgggaagggatttagtgtgtcatccagcctggacacacacaagaggacacacacaggggagagaccgtatgtatgtggggaatgtgggaagggatttggtCAGTTATACAGCCTgatcacacacaagaggacacacacaggggagagaccgtatgtatgtggggaatgtgggaagggatttggtCAGCTATACAGCCTgatcacacacaagaggacacacacaggggagagaccgtatgtatgtggggaatgtgggaagggatttagtcggttaacCCACCTGAACTCACATaagaggacacatacaggggagagaccgtatgtatgtggggaatgtgggaagggatttagtgtctcATCCAggctggacacacacaagaggacacacacaggggagagaccgtatgtatgcggggaatgtgggaaggaatATATTTACTTATCCCACCTTATCAGACACAAGAGGacccacacaggggagagaccacatgtatgtggggaatgtgggaagggatttagtgtgtcatcccacctgaacacacacataagGACACACACAGGCGAGAGAccccatgtatgtggggaatgtgggaagggatttagtgacttatctagcctgatcagacacaagaggacacacacaggggagagacggcatgtatgtggggaatgtgggaagggatttagtgtgtcatcccaCCTGAACAAACAcataaggacacacacaggggagagaccccatgtatgtggggaatgtgggaagggatttagtgacttatccagcctgaacatacacaagaggacacatacaggggagagaccatatgtatgtggggaatgtgggaagggatttagtcggttatccagcctgaacatacacaagaggacacatacaggggagagaccgtatgtatgtggggaatgtgggaagggatttagtgcgtTTGGCAGCCTGAGGAAACATAAGAGGACTCACAAACTGGAGAgacctacagttgtgtga